The following proteins come from a genomic window of Synechococcus sp. NB0720_010:
- a CDS encoding secondary thiamine-phosphate synthase enzyme YjbQ has product MTVERLQIPTQRPFQCIALTEALEHFIAKQGEKDGTVLISGQHTTTAVIINEREERLIWDLEAWLAEIAPAQRPWKHNDLELRPNIPADEPRNAHAHLQALLLGNQVMVAVQDGTPVLGTYQDVILVELDGPRQRTVALQWIA; this is encoded by the coding sequence ATGACCGTTGAACGCCTGCAGATCCCAACACAACGCCCCTTTCAGTGCATCGCTCTCACCGAAGCCCTGGAGCACTTCATCGCCAAGCAAGGGGAGAAGGACGGAACGGTGCTGATCAGCGGGCAGCACACCACAACGGCCGTGATCATCAACGAGAGGGAGGAGCGTCTGATCTGGGACCTCGAGGCCTGGCTTGCTGAGATCGCCCCTGCCCAGCGCCCCTGGAAACACAACGACCTCGAGCTTCGACCCAACATCCCTGCCGATGAACCCCGCAATGCCCACGCCCACCTGCAGGCGCTGCTGCTCGGCAACCAGGTGATGGTGGCCGTCCAAGACGGGACGCCGGTGCTGGGGACTTATCAAGACGTGATCCTGGTGGAGCTGGACGGGCCGCGTCAGCGAACGGTCGCCCTGCAGTGGATTGCCTAG
- a CDS encoding glycoside hydrolase family protein has product MEISAAGLDLLKRLEGCRLEAYPDPGSGAEPWTIGYGHTGAEVRPGLVISQAQAERWLLDDLQDRGRALKTLLAGVPLNQGQFDALLSFCFNVGAGALGRSTLRRRLLAGEPAGRVIREELPRWIHPLPGLIQRRAAEIRHAERHSATALAVPYCCQNNSATAHGPRMCFSSSCAMVVEFLRPGCFSGSGQIDDQYLAIVQRYGESTEASAQLLAIEACGLAARFRQDGTIQDLIDQLERGIPAPVGWLHLGPVEQPTGVGHWSVVVGWEPSSRTFLMHDPNGEANLVGGGYVKTALGSGKAQRYSERNWGRRWLVEGPGSGWWMEFNQQ; this is encoded by the coding sequence ATGGAGATCAGCGCCGCCGGATTGGACCTGCTCAAACGCCTCGAGGGCTGCCGGCTCGAGGCCTACCCGGATCCCGGCAGCGGCGCAGAGCCCTGGACCATTGGCTACGGCCACACCGGAGCCGAGGTCCGGCCTGGTCTGGTCATCAGCCAGGCGCAGGCCGAACGCTGGCTGCTGGACGATCTACAGGACCGCGGGCGGGCCCTGAAGACGCTGCTGGCGGGCGTGCCCCTGAACCAGGGGCAATTTGATGCGCTGCTGAGCTTCTGCTTCAACGTCGGAGCTGGAGCCCTGGGGCGCTCGACCCTGCGCAGACGACTGCTGGCCGGGGAGCCCGCAGGGCGGGTGATCCGCGAAGAACTGCCCCGCTGGATTCATCCCCTGCCAGGCTTGATCCAGCGCCGCGCCGCCGAGATCCGACACGCTGAACGCCACAGCGCCACTGCCCTGGCGGTGCCCTACTGCTGCCAGAACAACAGCGCCACTGCGCACGGCCCGCGGATGTGCTTCAGCTCCAGCTGCGCCATGGTGGTGGAGTTTCTGCGGCCGGGCTGCTTCAGCGGTAGCGGCCAGATCGACGACCAGTACCTCGCGATCGTCCAGCGCTATGGCGAAAGCACGGAGGCCTCTGCCCAACTGCTGGCGATCGAGGCCTGCGGGCTGGCGGCCCGCTTCCGCCAAGACGGAACCATTCAGGACCTCATTGACCAGCTGGAACGCGGTATCCCGGCACCGGTGGGTTGGCTGCACCTCGGGCCAGTGGAGCAACCCACGGGCGTGGGCCACTGGAGTGTGGTCGTGGGCTGGGAGCCCAGCAGCCGCACCTTCTTGATGCACGACCCCAACGGCGAGGCGAATCTCGTGGGCGGCGGCTACGTCAAAACCGCCCTCGGCAGCGGAAAGGCCCAGCGTTATTCCGAGCGCAACTGGGGACGGCGTTGGCTGGTCGAGGGTCCGGGCAGCGGCTGGTGGATGGAATTTAACCAGCAATGA
- a CDS encoding chlorophyll a/b-binding protein, protein MADSNTRFGFVAFAETWNGRLAMMGFVIGLGTELLTGQGILTQIGLG, encoded by the coding sequence ATGGCTGACTCCAACACCCGTTTCGGCTTCGTCGCTTTCGCTGAGACCTGGAATGGCCGCCTGGCCATGATGGGCTTCGTGATCGGCCTGGGCACCGAACTGCTGACCGGCCAGGGCATCCTGACCCAGATCGGCCTCGGCTGA
- a CDS encoding L,D-transpeptidase, with protein sequence MRRLPSLAGISLALALSGCGGSSPKTTASGAPAITAPITIELDQNIPAKSQGVMVRGDERTTFQVGFGRLGVTCAKTRFEEGYTPLGSFKVNAILSKDRFEMDPKLIAQSGKSKAELKETLFKNMNAIDFKGDGEVGEYGIGYISLEPIDSVKQPFAFNTYDGKFRWYSFAIHGSNNEQRIGEQVTGGCLNVSEPTLKAMLASVQLGDQVEVKTDGPCTP encoded by the coding sequence ATGCGACGTCTACCCTCGCTGGCCGGGATCAGCCTGGCTCTGGCCCTGAGCGGTTGCGGCGGCAGCTCTCCCAAGACCACGGCCAGTGGCGCGCCGGCCATCACGGCTCCGATCACGATTGAGCTGGATCAGAACATCCCCGCCAAGAGCCAAGGGGTGATGGTGCGCGGTGATGAGCGCACCACTTTTCAGGTGGGCTTTGGCCGGCTTGGGGTGACCTGTGCCAAGACCCGTTTCGAGGAGGGCTACACCCCCCTGGGTTCCTTCAAGGTCAACGCGATCCTCAGCAAGGACCGCTTTGAGATGGATCCCAAGCTGATCGCCCAGTCCGGCAAGAGCAAGGCGGAGCTCAAGGAGACGCTCTTCAAGAACATGAACGCCATCGACTTCAAGGGCGATGGTGAGGTCGGTGAATACGGAATCGGCTACATCAGCCTGGAGCCGATCGACAGCGTCAAGCAGCCCTTTGCCTTCAACACCTACGACGGCAAATTCCGCTGGTACAGCTTCGCCATCCACGGCAGCAACAACGAACAGCGCATCGGCGAGCAGGTCACCGGCGGCTGCCTGAACGTCTCTGAACCCACCCTCAAGGCGATGCTCGCCTCGGTGCAACTCGGCGATCAGGTGGAGGTGAAGACCGATGGCCCCTGTACCCCGTAG
- a CDS encoding DUF1651 domain-containing protein encodes MEEAWLRDPRAGWQVRFHKDQRTWGRETWVFVDTGKAMPDHLPLLKERYHLRRADARVLWEGLMAQGWLKTRPAWGVYAEP; translated from the coding sequence ATGGAGGAGGCTTGGCTGCGGGATCCCAGGGCCGGTTGGCAGGTTCGCTTTCACAAGGATCAGCGCACCTGGGGCCGTGAGACCTGGGTGTTTGTGGACACGGGTAAGGCCATGCCTGACCACCTGCCGCTCCTCAAGGAGCGCTATCACCTGCGTCGCGCCGATGCCCGGGTCCTCTGGGAAGGCTTGATGGCCCAGGGTTGGCTCAAGACGCGCCCCGCCTGGGGCGTCTATGCCGAGCCGTAG
- a CDS encoding DUF2811 domain-containing protein — MEPSRLNHQGVEGLQEREVSDHPLFGEDPERAHLNRCLEQSEPASDQPLGAPRISLEAEVPEALFDGMKSFLSNRPDWDQYRVITSALAGFLFQNGCSDQSVTQHYLNGLFVSAADS; from the coding sequence TTGGAGCCCAGCCGCTTGAACCACCAGGGTGTTGAAGGCCTGCAAGAGCGAGAGGTTTCCGATCACCCCTTGTTTGGTGAGGACCCGGAGCGGGCGCATCTGAACCGCTGCCTGGAGCAGTCGGAGCCGGCGAGCGATCAGCCCCTGGGGGCGCCTCGAATCAGCCTTGAGGCCGAGGTGCCGGAGGCCCTCTTTGATGGGATGAAGTCCTTCTTGAGCAATCGACCTGATTGGGATCAGTACCGGGTGATCACCTCAGCCCTGGCTGGTTTCCTGTTCCAGAACGGCTGCAGCGATCAGTCCGTCACCCAGCACTACCTCAACGGTCTGTTCGTCAGCGCAGCTGACTCCTGA
- a CDS encoding phenylpyruvate tautomerase MIF-related protein, with translation MPLINVRTSLPELADAAGLLKELSAALAQQTGKPESYVMTLLETAVPMTFAGSSDPCAYVEIKSIGALKPPAMTAAFCDLIEARTGIPANRIYVAFEDVKASSWGWNGSTFG, from the coding sequence ATGCCCCTGATCAACGTGCGTACCTCGTTGCCTGAGCTGGCCGATGCCGCTGGGTTGCTCAAGGAACTCTCGGCGGCTCTGGCCCAGCAGACCGGCAAGCCGGAGTCCTACGTGATGACCCTGCTGGAGACGGCGGTGCCGATGACCTTCGCCGGCAGTAGTGATCCCTGCGCCTACGTCGAGATCAAGTCGATTGGTGCCCTCAAGCCCCCGGCGATGACTGCGGCCTTCTGCGATCTGATCGAAGCGCGAACGGGTATCCCGGCCAATCGCATCTATGTGGCCTTCGAGGATGTCAAAGCCAGCAGCTGGGGCTGGAACGGCAGCACCTTCGGCTAG
- a CDS encoding MliC family protein: MRRSALPLLTLIGIAALSQLPPARADNTVAYCQLSRHDHTIALESGPCAFSQRQGNVNVQMGKRWAFHFPADQQGQSYQRSNSEQGLRFTREGDYTLSVFWRHSLQCAGRSEPVSVAYTPTGADLAIGDQHIALTGSGARYTAPGIELWEHQGTTRIDWLGQVISCR, from the coding sequence ATGCGCCGCTCAGCCCTGCCGCTCTTGACCCTGATCGGGATCGCCGCCCTGAGCCAGCTGCCTCCGGCCCGCGCCGACAACACGGTCGCCTACTGCCAGCTCAGCCGCCACGACCACACCATTGCCCTGGAGTCCGGTCCCTGCGCGTTCTCCCAACGCCAGGGGAACGTCAACGTTCAGATGGGCAAGCGCTGGGCCTTTCACTTCCCGGCCGATCAACAAGGACAGAGCTATCAGCGCAGCAACAGCGAGCAGGGCCTGCGCTTTACCCGCGAGGGGGACTACACCTTGAGCGTCTTCTGGCGGCACTCCCTGCAGTGCGCCGGCAGGAGCGAACCAGTCTCGGTGGCCTACACACCAACAGGGGCAGATCTGGCCATCGGCGATCAACACATCGCTCTAACCGGCAGCGGCGCCCGCTACACGGCGCCAGGCATTGAACTCTGGGAGCATCAAGGCACGACCCGGATCGATTGGTTGGGCCAAGTGATCAGCTGTCGATAA
- a CDS encoding cation:dicarboxylate symporter family transporter, translated as MAISRPLRILQAGQDLGVVRIDRGATWLAPARLFLRQNLAIQILEGLVAGILVGRLLPASALAPLSGLGDGFIRLFQMPVLPFLSVSLIAGVGRLQFAQASRLLGRSALVLIGFWLVVLLAVLLVPLGFPSWHDASFFKPSLLQAPKPLDLTELFIPVNPFAAFAETQIPAVVLFSLALGIALIAVPKRQPLIDVFDRIAEALLGISAFVARFTPLGVFAILATASASIESSQLPRLAVYVVLQGGIALLLAGLFLPLVIAGVTPIPVRQLLRSFRTPLTIAFATANMLVVLPILVELSKKLLYEARGAHLAPGVSEQELKDQVDLPVEVLAPLALVFPDMGRLLSLAFVPFAGWLTGNSISLQEMPGFLLTGLASAFLEGILAMTFLLDRMGLPSDLVQLYIAIDQLAVARLGTLLACMSVIALVIIGTWVSLEGFPKRFTRLVPAATALAVFPGFVLLSRVGFQLLPKPVNSARDQLMHQDFALAKGRAPVVQGWSPVDQPGDWQAIRRARAIRYCVHEQDYPMAYRNADGELVGADVEMGMLFAKQMGLKASYVLIDRIGNENDPRPDGLQALERGYCDLKLSSDVMAPMQAARTRFTDAHLTYGVALLIKGSALSSKRQWSDLVEVQGLRVGLGFEAPFLLRLVAGWLPQAKFISSQGTDALLKALQEGRLDAVLVTAQQGASWNVLQPNLTLLVPQPLKSLPAARQLPWKSAALAGVWNAWLRFQEMDGTRRTVYRHWVEGIELRKDKS; from the coding sequence TTGGCGATCTCGCGGCCTCTGCGCATCCTGCAGGCAGGGCAGGACTTGGGTGTGGTGAGGATCGATCGAGGGGCCACCTGGCTTGCTCCGGCGCGGCTGTTTCTGCGCCAGAACCTGGCCATTCAGATCCTGGAGGGCCTGGTGGCCGGGATCCTGGTGGGCCGGCTGCTGCCCGCCTCGGCCCTGGCGCCGTTGAGTGGCCTTGGGGATGGCTTCATTCGGCTCTTTCAGATGCCGGTCCTGCCCTTTTTGAGCGTGTCCTTGATCGCCGGGGTGGGGCGCCTGCAGTTCGCTCAGGCCAGCCGCTTGCTGGGCCGCTCGGCCCTGGTGCTGATCGGCTTTTGGCTGGTGGTGCTGCTGGCGGTGTTGCTGGTGCCCTTGGGCTTCCCCAGCTGGCATGACGCCTCGTTCTTCAAGCCGAGCCTGCTGCAGGCCCCCAAGCCCCTGGACCTCACCGAGCTCTTCATTCCGGTGAACCCCTTTGCGGCCTTCGCGGAGACCCAGATCCCGGCGGTGGTGCTGTTCTCCCTAGCGCTTGGCATTGCCCTGATCGCCGTTCCCAAACGGCAACCGTTGATCGACGTCTTTGACCGGATCGCCGAGGCCCTACTCGGCATCTCCGCTTTTGTGGCCCGTTTCACCCCGCTTGGGGTGTTCGCGATCCTGGCGACAGCCAGCGCCTCGATCGAGAGCTCCCAGCTGCCGCGACTGGCGGTCTATGTCGTGCTGCAGGGCGGGATCGCGCTGCTGCTGGCCGGCTTGTTTTTGCCCCTGGTGATTGCCGGGGTGACGCCGATTCCGGTGCGCCAGTTGCTGCGCAGCTTCCGCACGCCACTGACCATCGCCTTTGCCACCGCGAACATGCTCGTGGTGCTGCCGATCTTGGTGGAGCTCTCCAAAAAGCTCCTCTACGAGGCCCGTGGGGCGCACCTGGCTCCAGGGGTGAGCGAGCAGGAGCTCAAGGATCAGGTGGACCTCCCCGTTGAGGTGCTGGCGCCGCTGGCCCTGGTCTTTCCGGACATGGGGCGCCTGCTCTCCCTCGCCTTTGTGCCCTTTGCCGGTTGGCTGACGGGCAACTCCATCAGCCTGCAGGAGATGCCGGGCTTCCTGCTGACGGGTCTGGCCAGTGCCTTCCTTGAGGGGATTTTGGCGATGACCTTTCTGCTGGATCGCATGGGCCTGCCGAGCGATCTGGTGCAGCTCTACATCGCCATTGATCAACTGGCGGTGGCGCGTCTGGGCACCCTGCTGGCCTGCATGAGCGTCATCGCCCTGGTGATCATCGGCACCTGGGTGTCGCTTGAGGGGTTCCCCAAGCGCTTCACGCGCCTGGTGCCAGCGGCGACCGCCCTGGCGGTCTTTCCGGGATTTGTTCTCTTGAGCCGTGTGGGCTTCCAGCTGCTGCCCAAGCCGGTCAACAGCGCCCGCGACCAGTTGATGCACCAGGACTTTGCCCTGGCCAAGGGCCGCGCCCCTGTGGTGCAGGGCTGGTCGCCCGTGGATCAGCCGGGGGATTGGCAGGCGATTCGCCGGGCCCGGGCGATTCGCTACTGCGTCCATGAGCAGGACTATCCGATGGCCTATCGCAATGCGGATGGCGAGCTGGTGGGAGCCGATGTGGAGATGGGAATGCTCTTTGCCAAGCAGATGGGCCTCAAGGCCAGTTACGTCCTGATCGACCGGATCGGCAACGAGAACGACCCCCGCCCTGATGGGCTGCAGGCCCTGGAGCGGGGCTACTGCGACCTCAAGCTCTCCAGTGACGTCATGGCGCCGATGCAGGCGGCCCGCACTCGCTTCACCGATGCGCACCTGACCTACGGCGTTGCCCTGCTGATCAAGGGCTCAGCCCTGAGCAGCAAGCGCCAGTGGAGTGATCTGGTGGAGGTCCAAGGCCTGCGGGTGGGCCTGGGGTTTGAAGCCCCGTTCCTGCTGCGCCTCGTTGCCGGCTGGTTACCCCAGGCCAAATTCATCAGCTCCCAGGGGACCGATGCATTGCTGAAGGCGCTGCAGGAGGGCCGGCTGGATGCGGTTTTGGTCACGGCGCAGCAGGGGGCGTCCTGGAACGTGCTCCAGCCCAACCTCACCTTGTTGGTGCCCCAGCCGCTGAAAAGTCTTCCGGCGGCCCGGCAGTTGCCGTGGAAGAGCGCCGCCTTGGCGGGGGTCTGGAATGCCTGGCTGCGCTTCCAGGAGATGGATGGCACCCGCCGGACGGTCTACCGCCACTGGGTCGAGGGCATTGAGCTACGCAAGGACAAGTCCTGA
- a CDS encoding sirohydrochlorin chelatase: MTDPSQQLDLQAVDGGPIGVMICGHGSRNKQAVTEFAQLAQGLRRQLPDVPVEYGYLEFARPILRDGLDSLRSQGVQRVLAVPGMLFAAGHAKNDIPSVLNSYAAETGLRIDYGRELGVDLKMIQAAGARIREALDRANAQAEVPLAETLLVVVGRGSSDPDANSNVSKVTRMLVEGFGFGWGETVYSGVTFPLVEPGLRHVVRLGFKRMIVFPYFLFSGVLVSRIRQHTQLVAADHPEVEFVEASYLGDHPLVIDTFKERVEEVVRGETQMNCSLCKYRAQVLGFETEVGAPQQSHHHHVEGLIEGCTLCELECTGACQPDGIPIPLGHHHHHDHDHSHEHGHSHDHSHDHGHTHTPYPHAEHPLGPKTLYKPRPKSEENPSE, translated from the coding sequence ATGACAGACCCCTCGCAGCAACTGGATCTTCAGGCGGTCGACGGCGGTCCGATCGGGGTCATGATCTGCGGCCACGGCAGTCGCAACAAACAGGCCGTCACCGAATTCGCCCAGTTGGCCCAGGGCCTGCGCCGCCAGCTGCCGGATGTACCGGTCGAATACGGCTATCTGGAATTTGCCCGCCCGATCCTGCGGGATGGCCTCGACAGCCTGCGCTCCCAGGGGGTCCAGCGGGTTCTAGCGGTACCCGGGATGCTCTTTGCCGCGGGGCACGCCAAAAACGACATCCCCTCGGTTCTCAATAGTTACGCCGCTGAGACCGGCCTGCGCATTGATTACGGCCGCGAGCTGGGGGTCGACCTCAAGATGATCCAGGCCGCCGGCGCCCGGATCCGCGAAGCCCTCGATCGGGCGAACGCCCAGGCCGAGGTGCCCCTGGCCGAGACCCTGCTGGTGGTGGTGGGCCGGGGCTCCTCCGACCCCGATGCCAACTCCAACGTCTCCAAGGTGACGCGGATGCTCGTCGAGGGGTTTGGCTTCGGCTGGGGCGAGACCGTCTATTCCGGTGTGACCTTCCCCCTGGTGGAGCCCGGCCTGCGCCATGTGGTGCGCCTGGGTTTCAAGCGGATGATCGTCTTCCCCTATTTCCTCTTCTCTGGGGTTCTGGTCAGTCGCATCCGCCAGCACACCCAGCTGGTGGCCGCCGACCATCCCGAGGTGGAGTTTGTCGAAGCCTCCTACTTAGGGGATCACCCCCTGGTGATCGACACCTTTAAGGAGCGGGTTGAGGAGGTCGTGCGCGGCGAGACCCAGATGAACTGCTCGCTCTGCAAGTACCGGGCTCAGGTCCTGGGCTTTGAGACCGAGGTCGGGGCTCCCCAGCAGAGCCACCACCACCACGTCGAGGGCCTGATCGAGGGCTGCACCCTCTGCGAGCTCGAGTGCACCGGTGCCTGTCAGCCCGATGGCATCCCGATTCCCCTGGGCCACCACCACCATCACGACCACGACCATTCCCACGAGCACGGTCACAGCCATGACCACAGCCACGATCACGGGCATACCCACACCCCCTATCCCCACGCCGAGCACCCCCTCGGTCCGAAGACCCTTTACAAACCGCGTCCCAAATCGGAAGAAAACCCCTCGGAATAA
- a CDS encoding calcium:proton antiporter translates to MLLLGAGTLIGLHATNLLPWLLEGSVLPLLLGLAGLGGVILLLALRVVHYADALAIRLGEPFGTLILTGSAVVVELALIASTMGSGEANPTLARDSMFAVLMIALTGIKGISVFEAAREQEKTLREPLQDSDLAAMNIGGSITYVNLITTISVLALIVPNFTTQTTEANFNGPGNVVLIGAALGLFSVFIAFQTGSYRGLFTESREQRQWLGAADGGHEGIPEVAPAVAWLAAGLLILVINAESMGELIEASLNGLGLRSAIGGTLVGLLVLAPEALNALRAASRGQVQRSLNTLYGSVLSTLCLTVPAVLLIGELTGTKVILGLDPLEMVLLGLTLLLIRPTLGKFTQLDGLMLLVVFVFWIALQVI, encoded by the coding sequence GTGTTGCTGCTCGGTGCGGGCACGCTGATCGGCTTGCACGCCACGAACCTCCTGCCCTGGCTGCTGGAGGGAAGCGTCCTTCCACTGCTGCTGGGTCTAGCTGGGCTTGGAGGGGTCATCCTGCTGCTCGCCCTGCGGGTGGTCCATTACGCCGATGCCCTGGCGATTCGGCTGGGGGAACCGTTTGGAACGCTGATCCTGACCGGTTCAGCCGTGGTGGTGGAACTCGCCCTGATTGCCAGCACCATGGGCAGCGGAGAGGCCAACCCAACCCTGGCCCGCGATTCGATGTTCGCGGTGCTGATGATCGCCCTGACTGGAATCAAGGGCATCAGCGTCTTTGAGGCCGCTCGAGAACAGGAGAAAACGCTGCGGGAGCCCCTGCAAGACAGTGATCTGGCGGCCATGAACATCGGCGGGAGCATCACCTACGTGAACCTGATTACGACCATCAGTGTTCTGGCGCTCATCGTTCCGAACTTCACCACCCAAACCACAGAAGCCAACTTCAACGGCCCCGGAAATGTGGTTCTGATTGGTGCGGCTCTTGGGCTCTTCAGCGTCTTTATCGCCTTTCAAACCGGTAGCTACCGCGGGCTGTTCACCGAAAGCCGCGAGCAACGCCAATGGCTCGGGGCAGCGGATGGCGGCCATGAGGGCATCCCAGAGGTTGCCCCGGCGGTGGCTTGGCTCGCTGCTGGGCTGTTGATTCTCGTGATCAACGCGGAGTCCATGGGCGAGCTGATTGAGGCCAGCCTGAATGGACTCGGGTTGCGCAGCGCCATTGGCGGCACGCTGGTTGGCCTCTTGGTGCTGGCCCCTGAAGCACTCAACGCCCTCAGAGCCGCCTCAAGGGGACAAGTGCAGCGCTCCCTCAACACCCTCTATGGCTCGGTGCTCTCCACGCTCTGCCTGACCGTGCCTGCGGTCCTACTGATTGGGGAACTCACCGGAACCAAGGTGATCCTTGGACTTGATCCCCTCGAGATGGTCCTGCTGGGACTGACGCTGCTCTTGATCAGGCCAACCCTTGGCAAGTTCACCCAACTGGATGGCCTGATGCTTCTGGTGGTCTTCGTGTTCTGGATCGCGCTGCAGGTGATCTAA